In the genome of Treponema sp. J25, one region contains:
- a CDS encoding AAA family ATPase, producing MFLKSLEIFGFKSFADRTRIEFSDGITALLGPNGCGKSNVVDAIKWVLGEQTSKSLRAEKMEDVIFNGTEHRKPLNVAEVTITLANETGVLPLDVPEIQIKRRLYRSGESEYYINSAPVKLKDIRELFWDTGVGKAAYSVMEQGKIDQILSSKPEERRYLFEEAAGITRYKVRGAEAERKLEKTEENMRQVEGILGEVKRSYDTLKVQAEKTLLYRKLKEEIFQYELDIQLLRLRQFINERESKKEAVTETTRQRDALQAELDAINRALEENMDMVNSMEAQLVQHQKELYGLAVEKNAKEKEARLLAEQRQQILAKITQNEGRERAIQLKIEELSDDAQEQDGVVRDLRKRLEEIEKNITTFEENIQLASHHIGENEEEVRRSQEAIRSHEEERLRLEQDLTALTDDIVRALDEGLKGAGYSVAERRRLEEALDGTLKKLKTHIEGKKHIFQDMVRMLTGYSQGTLSLSPQDGAAIAKTLEGASTDTEQDVAELVQLFDAYKRLTPTFIDDFLAPEGIITRKRQLDEKIGVLKSRIQDLQKKIEDLRKENDGLGLKIEEYRKTLEELRLSRVRMSTQAQAAEEQARLIRRELAGQEGLLKTVQDELFLDRKRRDEILEQLEDVEADIADIERRGRTLAEELDALEKDIARRNGDVAGKQELIKKKVAEKGKIQQNLEKQHLELAQLETEIKNLLDNFRETHSRDLLEFEERMYTITAPQAELREKLAGARNALKELGQVNLMAPEEFQEVKERYDFLSNQLADLARAREDLERITAEIRSESSELFLATYNRIKKNFHNMFRRLFGGGRAELRLSDPHHVLQSGIEIYAQPPGKKLENINLLSGGEKSMTAVALLFATYMVKPSPFCFLDEIDAALDEQNVTRFVQLLKEFGSTSQFIVITHNKKTVTGANTLLGVTMEESGVTKVISVRLENEEARHHPRETFEETESFEEEDVEEEVGMELPPGIDDPSKVREEDLRPIRASRNTVAENEGR from the coding sequence TTGTTTCTCAAAAGCCTGGAAATATTTGGTTTTAAATCCTTTGCAGATAGGACCCGCATCGAGTTTTCCGATGGAATCACGGCCCTGCTAGGCCCCAATGGTTGTGGTAAATCCAACGTGGTGGATGCCATCAAGTGGGTGCTGGGGGAACAAACCTCCAAGTCCCTGCGGGCCGAGAAAATGGAAGATGTCATTTTCAATGGGACAGAACATCGAAAACCCCTAAATGTGGCAGAGGTGACCATTACGCTGGCAAACGAGACAGGGGTGCTCCCCCTGGATGTGCCGGAAATCCAGATCAAACGACGGCTGTATCGGTCCGGTGAAAGCGAATACTACATCAATTCGGCGCCGGTAAAGCTCAAGGATATCCGGGAACTCTTCTGGGATACGGGGGTAGGCAAGGCGGCCTACTCGGTGATGGAACAGGGTAAGATCGATCAGATCCTTTCTTCAAAACCCGAGGAACGGCGGTATCTTTTTGAAGAGGCGGCGGGTATTACCCGCTACAAGGTCCGGGGAGCCGAGGCAGAACGGAAGCTCGAAAAGACCGAAGAAAACATGCGCCAGGTAGAAGGTATCTTGGGAGAAGTTAAGCGTTCCTACGATACCTTGAAAGTTCAAGCTGAAAAGACCTTACTGTACCGAAAACTTAAAGAAGAAATCTTTCAATATGAACTGGACATTCAACTGCTCCGGTTGCGACAGTTTATCAACGAGCGGGAAAGCAAAAAAGAGGCTGTGACAGAAACGACCCGTCAACGGGATGCACTTCAGGCAGAGTTGGATGCTATAAATCGGGCCCTGGAAGAAAACATGGATATGGTAAATTCCATGGAAGCCCAATTGGTACAGCATCAGAAAGAACTCTATGGTCTTGCGGTAGAAAAAAATGCAAAAGAAAAAGAAGCCCGGCTTCTTGCGGAGCAACGACAGCAAATTCTTGCAAAGATTACTCAGAACGAAGGACGGGAACGGGCTATTCAACTTAAAATAGAAGAGCTTTCTGATGATGCTCAGGAGCAGGATGGGGTTGTGCGGGACCTCCGAAAGCGCCTCGAAGAAATCGAAAAAAATATCACGACCTTTGAAGAAAATATTCAGCTTGCATCCCATCATATTGGAGAAAATGAAGAAGAGGTGCGCCGTTCGCAGGAAGCGATTCGATCCCATGAAGAAGAACGGCTCCGTCTGGAACAGGATCTCACGGCCTTAACCGATGATATTGTCCGGGCCCTGGATGAAGGACTCAAAGGGGCAGGCTATTCGGTGGCTGAACGGCGTCGCCTGGAAGAAGCTCTTGATGGAACCCTTAAAAAACTCAAAACCCATATAGAGGGGAAAAAACATATATTCCAGGATATGGTGCGCATGCTTACTGGCTATTCCCAGGGAACCCTGTCCTTATCTCCTCAGGATGGAGCGGCCATCGCCAAAACCCTGGAAGGGGCCTCTACAGATACAGAACAGGATGTAGCGGAGCTGGTCCAGCTTTTTGATGCTTACAAGAGGCTTACGCCAACCTTTATCGATGATTTTTTAGCCCCCGAAGGGATTATTACCCGAAAACGTCAACTGGATGAAAAAATAGGGGTCCTTAAGAGCCGGATTCAGGATCTTCAGAAAAAGATTGAAGACCTGCGGAAGGAAAATGATGGTCTGGGACTCAAAATCGAAGAATACCGAAAAACCCTGGAAGAACTCCGGCTAAGCCGGGTGCGCATGAGTACCCAGGCACAGGCGGCAGAGGAACAGGCCCGGCTCATCCGACGGGAACTGGCCGGTCAGGAGGGGCTTCTTAAGACAGTTCAGGATGAACTTTTCCTGGACCGAAAACGGCGGGATGAGATTCTTGAGCAACTGGAAGATGTGGAAGCGGATATCGCCGATATAGAGCGGCGGGGGCGCACCCTGGCAGAAGAACTGGATGCCCTGGAAAAAGATATCGCCCGGCGAAATGGAGATGTGGCGGGTAAGCAGGAACTGATAAAGAAAAAGGTTGCCGAGAAGGGGAAGATCCAGCAAAACCTGGAAAAGCAGCACCTCGAGCTTGCCCAGCTTGAAACGGAAATAAAGAATCTCCTGGATAACTTCCGGGAAACCCATTCCCGGGACCTTCTGGAATTTGAAGAGCGGATGTATACCATTACAGCTCCTCAGGCAGAACTGCGGGAGAAACTGGCCGGAGCGCGGAATGCTCTCAAAGAGCTTGGCCAGGTAAACCTGATGGCGCCAGAGGAATTCCAGGAAGTAAAAGAGCGCTACGATTTCTTAAGCAATCAGCTTGCGGATCTTGCCCGGGCCCGGGAGGACCTAGAACGGATTACCGCGGAAATCCGTTCTGAATCGTCGGAGCTCTTCCTTGCCACGTATAACCGCATCAAAAAGAACTTTCACAACATGTTCCGCCGTCTTTTTGGCGGTGGTCGGGCGGAACTCCGTCTTTCGGATCCCCACCATGTGCTTCAGTCGGGTATCGAAATATATGCTCAGCCGCCGGGGAAAAAACTCGAGAATATCAATCTCCTTTCGGGGGGTGAAAAATCCATGACGGCGGTGGCCCTGCTGTTTGCTACCTACATGGTCAAGCCTTCTCCCTTCTGTTTTCTGGACGAAATCGATGCGGCCCTGGATGAACAGAATGTGACCCGCTTTGTTCAGCTTTTAAAAGAGTTTGGCAGTACGAGTCAATTTATCGTAATTACCCATAATAAGAAAACCGTCACCGGAGCCAATACCCTTTTGGGGGTTACCATGGAAGAATCGGGGGTGACCAAGGTAATATCGGTGCGTCTGGAAAATGAAGAGGCCCGCCATCATCCCCGAGAAACCTTTGAGGAAACAGAATCCTTTGAAGAAGAAGATGTGGAAGAAGAGGTTGGTATGGAACTACCTCCGGGGATTGATGATCCTAGTAAAGTACGGGAAGAGGATCTTCGGCCCATTCGAGCTTCCAGGAATACCGTAGCGGAAAATGAGGGGCGGTGA